The following are encoded together in the Lathyrus oleraceus cultivar Zhongwan6 chromosome 3, CAAS_Psat_ZW6_1.0, whole genome shotgun sequence genome:
- the LOC127129362 gene encoding uncharacterized protein LOC127129362, whose translation PYKPPIPYPQRHIKTKDAGQFKKFVDLLKHLNVTIPFTEAITQMPSYANETVTLTAECSAIIQNMPPKLKDPGSFSIPCHIGKFVIDKALCDLGAGISVMPLSICKRLKIGELRLTKMSVQLADRSVRYPVGILENVPVRIGQFYIPTDFIIMDIREDEVTPIILGRPFLATAGAIIDVKRGRLTFEVGEEKIEFILSKFLKAPAIDDT comes from the exons ccttacaaaccacctatcccttatcctcaaaggcatattaaaaccaaagacgcgggccaatttaaaaaatttgttgacctactgaaacacttaaacgtcaccattccttttacagaagctattacacagatgccctcgtatgctaa cgaaaccgttacactcactgctgagtgcagcgcgataatccaaaatatgcctcctaaacttaaagaccctggtagtttctctataccctgtcacataggaaaatttgtcatagacaaagctctatgcgatttaggagccggtatcagtgttatgcccttgtccatatgcaagagacttaAAATTGGAGAATTAAGACtaactaaaatgtctgtgcaattagcagatcgttccgttagatatcccgtaggaattcttgaaaacgttcccgtgcgcataggtcaattctacatcccaaccgattttataattatggatataagagaagatgaagttacccccattatattgggaagaccattcttagcaaccgccggtgccatcatagacgtaaaacgaggacgactcactttcgaagtaggagaagagaaaattgagttcatcctttccaaatttttgaaagcacctgcaatagatgacaca